In the genome of Neisseria animaloris, one region contains:
- the iscR gene encoding Fe-S cluster assembly transcriptional regulator IscR, with product MRLTTKGRFAVTAMIDLAMNAQNGAVKLSAISERQNISLSYLEQLFSKLRRARLVESLRGPGGGYILAAPAKEINIAQIIAAAEDKLDATQCSSKANCNNGTACLTHELWESLNKTIHDYLSSVTLQNIVDQKNESNGKVVTFTHIH from the coding sequence ATGCGATTAACCACCAAAGGCCGGTTTGCCGTTACCGCTATGATTGATTTGGCGATGAACGCGCAAAACGGCGCAGTCAAACTCAGCGCCATCAGCGAGCGGCAAAACATATCCCTATCCTATTTGGAGCAGCTGTTCAGCAAACTGCGCCGCGCCCGTTTGGTAGAAAGCCTGCGCGGCCCCGGCGGCGGTTATATCTTGGCTGCGCCGGCGAAGGAAATCAACATTGCCCAAATTATCGCCGCAGCCGAAGACAAACTCGATGCCACGCAGTGCAGCAGCAAAGCCAACTGCAACAACGGCACCGCCTGCTTAACCCACGAATTGTGGGAAAGCCTGAACAAAACCATTCACGACTACCTAAGCAGCGTTACCCTGCAAAACATTGTCGACCAGAAAAACGAAAGCAACGGCAAAGTCGTTACCTTCACCCACATCCACTAA
- a CDS encoding IscS subfamily cysteine desulfurase — translation MTVHTPIYLDYAATTPVDKRVAEKMIPYLTETFGNPASNSHSFGWVAEDAVENARLEIAKLINADSKEIVFTSGATESNNLAIKGAAHFYKTKGKHLITVKTEHKAVLDTMRELERQGFEVTYLGVQENGLIDLEELKAAIRPDTILISVMWVNNEIGVIQDIPAIGEICRENKIIFHVDAAQACGKTPVDVEAAKVDLLSMSAHKIYGPKGIGALYVRRKPRVRLEAQIHGGGHERGFRSGTLPTHQIVGMGEAFRLARLELEQDIAHALKLREIFLKGIEGIEEVYINGDLEHRVATNLNVSFNFVEGESLIMAVKELAVSSGSACTSASLEPSYVLRALGRNDELAHSSLRITFGRMTTEEEVAFAAELIKSKIGKLRELSPLWEMFKEGIDLNTVEWAEH, via the coding sequence ATGACCGTTCATACCCCCATTTATCTCGACTACGCCGCCACCACCCCCGTTGACAAACGCGTGGCCGAAAAAATGATTCCTTACTTAACCGAAACCTTCGGCAACCCAGCTTCCAACAGCCACAGCTTCGGTTGGGTGGCAGAAGATGCCGTAGAAAATGCCCGCCTCGAAATTGCCAAACTGATTAACGCCGATTCCAAAGAAATCGTGTTTACCAGCGGCGCCACCGAATCCAACAACCTTGCCATCAAAGGCGCGGCGCACTTCTACAAAACCAAAGGCAAACACCTCATCACCGTTAAAACCGAGCACAAAGCCGTTTTGGATACCATGCGCGAACTCGAACGCCAAGGCTTTGAAGTAACCTACCTCGGCGTGCAGGAAAACGGCCTGATTGATTTGGAAGAACTCAAAGCCGCTATCCGCCCCGACACCATCCTCATTTCCGTGATGTGGGTCAACAACGAAATCGGCGTGATTCAAGACATTCCCGCCATCGGCGAAATCTGCCGCGAAAACAAAATTATCTTCCACGTTGACGCCGCCCAAGCCTGCGGAAAAACCCCTGTAGACGTAGAAGCCGCCAAAGTCGACCTGCTTTCCATGTCCGCCCACAAAATCTACGGCCCCAAAGGCATCGGCGCACTCTATGTACGCCGCAAACCCCGCGTACGCCTCGAAGCCCAAATCCACGGCGGCGGCCACGAACGCGGCTTCCGTTCCGGCACCCTGCCCACCCACCAAATCGTCGGCATGGGCGAAGCCTTCCGTTTGGCACGTTTGGAATTGGAACAAGACATCGCCCACGCCCTCAAGCTGCGCGAAATCTTCCTCAAAGGCATCGAAGGCATTGAAGAAGTGTATATCAACGGCGATTTGGAACACCGCGTCGCCACCAACCTCAATGTGAGCTTCAACTTCGTCGAAGGCGAAAGCCTGATCATGGCCGTAAAAGAACTCGCCGTATCCAGCGGCTCCGCCTGTACCTCCGCCTCGCTGGAACCCAGCTACGTTTTGCGCGCATTAGGCCGCAACGACGAACTGGCGCACTCTTCCCTGCGCATCACCTTCGGCCGCATGACCACCGAAGAAGAAGTAGCTTTCGCCGCCGAACTGATTAAATCCAAAATCGGCAAACTGCGCGAACTTTCTCCGCTATGGGAAATGTTTAAAGAAGGAATTGATTTGAATACGGTTGAATGGGCAGAACATTAA
- a CDS encoding antitoxin, translated as MQTAKLFQNGRSQAVRLPAAFRFTGDEVYIRRDEATGDVILSQRPGDWQGFIAAASELDESDTIERNTSIQQRDPFADWQE; from the coding sequence ATGCAAACCGCCAAACTTTTTCAAAATGGCCGTAGTCAAGCCGTGCGGCTGCCTGCTGCATTCCGATTTACGGGTGATGAAGTGTATATCCGCCGAGACGAAGCCACGGGCGATGTGATTCTGTCGCAACGTCCGGGCGACTGGCAGGGTTTTATCGCCGCAGCATCGGAGCTTGACGAAAGCGATACCATTGAACGCAATACCTCCATACAGCAACGCGATCCGTTTGCAGACTGGCAGGAATAA
- a CDS encoding type II toxin-antitoxin system VapC family toxin, with translation MRYLLDTNIVSHILRRQPNVMAKLQSVPMSDLYISAVTHAELMYGLAKKPDAAKLHRAVHELLLRIGVLPFDEQASTHYGKFKAQAEQSGKNLASLDMMIAAHASAVSAVLVSNDAAFQQIADLSVEDWTK, from the coding sequence ATGCGCTATCTTTTGGATACCAACATTGTGAGCCATATCCTGCGCCGTCAGCCGAATGTGATGGCAAAATTGCAAAGCGTGCCGATGTCTGATTTATATATTTCAGCGGTTACTCATGCCGAATTAATGTACGGCTTGGCGAAAAAACCTGATGCGGCCAAGCTGCATCGTGCAGTGCATGAACTTTTATTGCGTATAGGCGTATTGCCGTTCGACGAGCAAGCAAGCACGCATTACGGAAAATTTAAAGCGCAGGCAGAGCAGTCGGGTAAAAATCTGGCATCTTTAGATATGATGATTGCCGCCCATGCTTCCGCCGTAAGCGCAGTGTTGGTCAGCAACGATGCCGCTTTCCAACAGATTGCTGATTTATCGGTAGAAGACTGGACGAAATAA
- the iscU gene encoding Fe-S cluster assembly scaffold IscU yields the protein MAYSDKVIDHYENPRNVGSFDKNDESVGTGMVGAPACGDVMKLQIKVNDEGVIEDAKFKTYGCGSAIASSSLITEWVKGKSLDEALAIKNSAIAEELELPPVKVHCSILAEDAIKAAVSDYKKKKGV from the coding sequence ATGGCATACAGCGATAAAGTGATTGATCATTACGAAAACCCCCGCAACGTCGGCTCGTTCGACAAAAACGACGAATCGGTCGGCACCGGCATGGTGGGCGCGCCTGCCTGCGGCGACGTGATGAAACTGCAAATCAAAGTGAACGACGAAGGTGTGATTGAAGATGCCAAGTTCAAAACCTACGGTTGCGGCTCGGCCATTGCTTCTTCTTCATTGATTACCGAATGGGTAAAAGGCAAAAGCCTTGATGAAGCTTTGGCGATTAAAAACAGTGCCATCGCCGAAGAATTGGAACTGCCGCCGGTGAAAGTACACTGCTCGATTTTGGCCGAAGACGCGATTAAAGCCGCTGTTTCGGACTACAAAAAGAAAAAAGGCGTGTAA
- a CDS encoding recombinase RecA: MPFTETETQSLLAQKGVGKTILQRLQQMGLDDTAKLAAADVDDILQQGAALTGSTCWKNSPQAKAAIVAAVEWAKTQS, encoded by the coding sequence ATGCCTTTTACCGAAACCGAAACCCAATCGCTGCTGGCACAAAAAGGTGTAGGCAAAACCATTTTGCAACGCTTGCAGCAAATGGGCTTGGACGATACCGCCAAACTCGCCGCAGCAGATGTGGACGATATTTTGCAGCAAGGCGCGGCGTTAACCGGTTCGACCTGCTGGAAAAACAGCCCGCAAGCCAAAGCGGCTATTGTTGCAGCGGTAGAATGGGCTAAAACGCAAAGCTGA
- the iscA gene encoding iron-sulfur cluster assembly protein IscA, translated as MITLTEKAANHIQNFLTKRGKGEGIRLGVKTSGCSGMAYTLEFVDDIQPEDLVFEGYGVKVFVDPKSHVYLDGTELDYTKEGLQEGFKFQNPNVKDECGCGESFHV; from the coding sequence ATGATTACATTAACCGAAAAAGCCGCCAACCATATCCAAAACTTTCTCACCAAACGCGGCAAAGGCGAAGGCATCCGCTTGGGCGTGAAAACCAGCGGCTGTTCGGGCATGGCTTACACTTTGGAATTTGTTGACGATATCCAGCCCGAAGATTTGGTGTTTGAAGGCTACGGCGTGAAAGTATTCGTCGACCCCAAAAGCCATGTGTATCTCGACGGCACCGAGCTGGACTACACCAAAGAAGGCTTGCAGGAAGGCTTTAAGTTTCAAAACCCGAACGTGAAAGACGAATGCGGTTGCGGCGAGAGCTTCCACGTTTGA
- a CDS encoding inorganic diphosphatase: protein MADFNQILTPGDVDGGIINVVNEIPAGSNHKIEWNRKLAAFQLDRVEPAIFAKPTNYGFIPQTLDEDGDELDVLLITEQPLATGVFLEAKIIGVMKFVDDGEVDDKIVCVPADDRNNGNAYNSLADLPKQLIQQIEFHFNQYKALKKPGSTTVEHWGDVAEAKEVIKESIERWNAQAK from the coding sequence ATGGCTGATTTCAATCAGATTCTTACTCCCGGCGACGTTGACGGCGGCATCATCAACGTAGTGAACGAAATTCCCGCAGGCAGCAACCACAAAATCGAATGGAACCGCAAACTGGCCGCCTTCCAACTCGACCGCGTAGAACCCGCCATTTTCGCCAAACCCACCAACTACGGTTTCATCCCGCAAACGCTCGATGAAGACGGCGACGAGCTTGACGTATTGCTGATTACCGAACAGCCTTTGGCTACCGGCGTATTTTTGGAAGCCAAAATCATCGGCGTGATGAAGTTTGTGGACGACGGCGAAGTGGACGACAAAATCGTGTGCGTACCCGCCGACGACCGTAACAACGGCAACGCCTACAACAGTTTGGCCGATTTGCCCAAGCAGTTGATCCAACAAATCGAATTCCACTTCAACCAATACAAAGCCCTGAAAAAACCCGGTTCCACCACCGTGGAACACTGGGGTGATGTGGCCGAAGCCAAAGAAGTAATTAAAGAATCGATCGAGCGCTGGAACGCCCAAGCTAAATAA
- a CDS encoding winged helix-turn-helix transcriptional regulator produces MNSYHELNGNCCPVSTTLDIIGGKWKVLILHHLNTETRRFNELQRLMPAVTQRMLTLQLRELEGDGIVHREVYPQVPPKVEYSLTEFGLTLMPVIEAMHRWGTEYALECAKHKAQKS; encoded by the coding sequence ATGAACAGCTATCACGAATTAAACGGTAACTGCTGCCCGGTCAGCACCACGCTCGATATCATCGGCGGAAAGTGGAAAGTTTTGATTTTGCATCATTTAAATACGGAAACCCGCCGTTTCAACGAATTGCAGAGGCTGATGCCCGCTGTAACCCAGCGCATGTTAACCCTGCAACTGCGCGAACTGGAAGGCGACGGTATCGTTCATCGCGAAGTGTATCCGCAGGTGCCGCCCAAAGTGGAATATTCGCTGACCGAGTTCGGGTTGACGTTGATGCCGGTAATCGAAGCCATGCACCGTTGGGGCACGGAATATGCGCTGGAGTGTGCAAAACACAAGGCGCAGAAAAGCTGA
- a CDS encoding DUF896 domain-containing protein, which translates to MRIAELDRINELARKAKTVGLSEAETAERDVLRQAYIRQVCGQINNMLSTVTVVDPEGTDVTPAKLREAQAAGMQQMH; encoded by the coding sequence ATGCGTATTGCAGAATTAGACCGTATCAACGAGCTGGCCCGCAAAGCCAAAACCGTAGGCCTGAGCGAAGCCGAAACCGCCGAACGCGATGTTTTGCGCCAAGCCTACATCCGCCAAGTGTGTGGACAAATCAACAATATGCTCTCCACCGTAACCGTGGTTGACCCCGAAGGCACCGACGTTACCCCCGCCAAACTGAGGGAAGCGCAAGCCGCGGGTATGCAGCAAATGCACTAA